From the Cohaesibacter sp. ES.047 genome, one window contains:
- a CDS encoding enoyl-CoA hydratase, protein MAYETINVESHDGVGLIRLNRPKALNALSSELIAEVSKALDEFEADDKIGAIVITGSEKAFAAGADIKEMASKNYMEAYLEDFITPWDRVSKCRKPVIAAVAGYALGGGCELAMMCDFILAAETAKFGQPEITLGVMPGAGGSQRLTRFVGKSKAMEMCLTGRMMDAEEAERCGLVSRIVPADDLVEEAMKTAKKIADFSLPIVMMAKESVNRAYETTLAEGLRFERRLFHSMFATEDQKEGMAAFVDKRKAQFQNK, encoded by the coding sequence ATGGCTTATGAAACGATCAATGTAGAAAGTCATGACGGCGTTGGCTTGATCAGACTGAATCGCCCCAAGGCGCTCAATGCCCTGTCATCCGAACTCATTGCCGAAGTCTCCAAGGCTCTGGACGAGTTCGAAGCAGACGACAAGATTGGCGCGATTGTAATCACGGGTTCGGAAAAGGCCTTCGCGGCCGGAGCCGACATTAAGGAGATGGCCTCAAAGAACTATATGGAAGCCTATCTTGAGGATTTCATCACGCCATGGGACCGCGTTTCCAAATGCCGCAAGCCGGTGATCGCAGCCGTTGCCGGCTATGCATTGGGTGGTGGGTGCGAACTTGCCATGATGTGCGATTTCATTCTGGCGGCAGAGACAGCCAAGTTCGGCCAGCCCGAAATTACCCTCGGAGTCATGCCCGGCGCTGGTGGCTCGCAGCGGCTAACCCGCTTTGTCGGCAAGTCCAAGGCCATGGAAATGTGCCTGACCGGACGGATGATGGATGCCGAGGAAGCGGAACGCTGCGGACTTGTCTCGCGGATCGTACCGGCTGATGATCTGGTGGAAGAGGCGATGAAAACCGCCAAGAAAATCGCCGATTTCTCTCTGCCAATCGTCATGATGGCCAAGGAGAGCGTCAATCGCGCCTACGAGACGACCCTTGCTGAGGGCCTTCGCTTCGAGCGCCGGCTGTTCCATTCGATGTTTGCCACCGAGGATCAGAAGGAAGGCATGGCCGCGTTTGTCGACAAGCGCAAGGCTCAATTCCAGAACAAATAG
- the rpsT gene encoding 30S ribosomal protein S20 encodes MANTVSAKKATRTIERKTAVNKARRTRVRGLLRVVEEAIVAADQAAASEALRKAQSEMMRAVSKGVYHKNTASRKISRLSKRVKAIAA; translated from the coding sequence ATGGCCAATACTGTATCCGCCAAGAAGGCGACCCGTACAATCGAGCGCAAAACCGCTGTCAACAAAGCACGCCGCACCCGCGTACGCGGCCTTCTGCGTGTCGTTGAAGAAGCGATTGTAGCAGCAGACCAGGCAGCAGCGTCTGAAGCCCTTCGCAAGGCTCAGTCCGAAATGATGCGTGCCGTCTCCAAGGGCGTCTATCACAAGAACACCGCTTCTCGTAAAATCTCCCGTCTGTCCAAGCGCGTGAAAGCAATCGCAGCCTAA
- a CDS encoding rhodanese-like domain-containing protein yields the protein MRNAESYAGDLEVSKAWDLLCQDPNAVLIDVRTHAEWSYVGVPVLEDAARDVLLIEWISYPQMQVNANFADQLMAELHKRSVEQNSALLFLCRSGVRSKNAAIEMTERWQGPCYNIASGFEGDLDVNLHRGQQNGWKHAGLPWRQF from the coding sequence TTGCGGAATGCGGAATCGTATGCTGGCGATCTTGAGGTAAGCAAAGCCTGGGATCTGTTGTGCCAAGACCCGAACGCGGTCCTCATTGATGTGCGAACCCATGCGGAATGGTCCTATGTCGGCGTGCCTGTGCTTGAGGATGCGGCAAGGGACGTGCTTCTGATCGAGTGGATTTCCTATCCTCAAATGCAGGTGAATGCGAATTTCGCCGATCAGCTCATGGCAGAACTGCACAAACGAAGTGTAGAACAGAATTCAGCCCTGTTGTTTCTTTGCCGGTCAGGCGTTCGATCGAAAAATGCGGCAATTGAGATGACAGAGCGGTGGCAGGGACCCTGCTACAATATTGCGTCCGGCTTCGAGGGGGATTTGGACGTCAACTTGCATCGGGGACAGCAGAACGGCTGGAAGCATGCAGGGCTTCCGTGGCGGCAGTTCTGA
- the dnaA gene encoding chromosomal replication initiator protein DnaA: MGAAAHQAFPKAASRQEEPSVKVGKEEWDRVRQRLQAELGEDVFSSWFASVELEDEQNGLVILSVSTRFLKSWIQSHYGELLMSLWREECEQVRRIDLFVRGAVRPKPAQAKTQAPALDGGEHSSAFARQQASSSMSSDHDHMGGSPLDPRLTFETFVVGQSNTLAHAAAKQVAMAQPGQPVSFNPLFIHASVGLGKTHLLQAIAWEAKKSNPSAKVLYLTAERFMYSFVQALKSQSALDFKDTLRDIDILLIDDLQFLQGKSIQQEFCHTLNSLIDGARQVVVAADRPPVELESLDERVRSRLAGGLVSELQPLEKELRRSILTDRAQQASRRDPNLAIPELVLDHVAGIIRSNGRDLDGAFNRLMAHNQLTGAPISVEMAEQALKDLIRSKEPRRIRIEDIQRVVSKHYNVSRSDLLSSRRTRTIVRPRQIAMYLSKMLTPRSLPEIGRRFGGRDHTTVLHAVRKIEELAGSDNTLQQEIEMLKRNIAE; this comes from the coding sequence ATGGGTGCGGCTGCTCATCAAGCTTTTCCTAAGGCTGCCTCCCGACAAGAGGAGCCTTCGGTGAAAGTGGGCAAAGAAGAATGGGATCGTGTTAGACAGCGGTTGCAGGCAGAGCTCGGAGAAGATGTCTTTTCAAGCTGGTTCGCAAGCGTTGAATTGGAAGACGAACAGAACGGACTGGTTATCCTGTCGGTTTCGACCCGGTTTCTGAAATCCTGGATCCAGTCTCATTATGGCGAACTGCTGATGTCGCTCTGGCGCGAGGAATGCGAGCAGGTGCGCCGAATCGATTTGTTCGTGCGCGGCGCCGTTCGTCCCAAGCCTGCGCAGGCCAAAACTCAGGCTCCGGCTCTGGACGGTGGCGAGCATTCAAGTGCTTTTGCCCGTCAGCAGGCCAGCAGCTCCATGAGTTCCGATCATGATCATATGGGCGGCTCGCCGCTCGATCCGCGTCTGACCTTCGAAACCTTCGTTGTGGGCCAGTCCAACACCCTCGCACATGCGGCAGCAAAACAGGTCGCCATGGCTCAGCCAGGCCAGCCGGTTTCTTTTAACCCGCTGTTCATCCATGCGTCTGTCGGTCTGGGCAAGACACACCTTTTGCAGGCCATCGCTTGGGAAGCCAAAAAGTCCAATCCGTCGGCCAAGGTGCTTTATCTGACGGCTGAACGCTTCATGTATTCGTTCGTTCAGGCGCTCAAGAGCCAGTCGGCTCTCGACTTCAAGGACACATTGCGCGACATCGATATTCTCCTGATCGACGATCTGCAGTTCCTGCAGGGCAAGTCGATCCAGCAGGAATTCTGCCACACGCTCAACAGCCTCATCGACGGCGCCCGTCAGGTGGTGGTTGCGGCTGATCGCCCGCCGGTCGAGCTGGAAAGCCTCGATGAACGCGTCCGTTCGCGTCTGGCCGGTGGTCTGGTCAGCGAATTGCAGCCCCTTGAGAAGGAACTGCGGCGCTCGATCCTCACGGATCGTGCCCAGCAGGCGTCGCGCCGGGATCCGAATCTGGCCATTCCCGAGCTGGTGCTTGACCATGTGGCCGGCATCATCCGCTCGAATGGACGGGATCTTGATGGTGCTTTCAACCGCCTGATGGCACACAATCAACTGACCGGCGCTCCGATTTCGGTGGAGATGGCCGAGCAGGCACTGAAGGATCTGATCCGCTCGAAAGAGCCGCGCCGCATCCGTATCGAGGATATCCAGCGCGTTGTTTCCAAGCATTACAATGTGTCACGCTCTGACCTGTTGTCTTCTCGCCGGACCCGCACGATCGTGCGTCCGCGCCAGATCGCGATGTATCTGTCCAAGATGCTGACGCCACGCTCCCTGCCGGAAATCGGTCGGCGGTTTGGCGGTCGCGACCACACGACGGTTCTGCATGCCGTGCGCAAGATCGAGGAGCTCGCAGGATCTGACAATACCCTGCAGCAGGAAATCGAGATGCTGAAGCGGAACATCGCCGAGTAG
- the dnaN gene encoding DNA polymerase III subunit beta: MKVTLERATLLKSLNHVHRVVERRNTIPILSNVLLRAEGGDLVFKATDLDLEVLETAPAMVEVGGATTVPAHMLYDIVRKLPDGSEVTLETNEDQTSLAISAGRSHFTLQILPVTDFPDITAGEFSHTFTIKALDLKRLIDHTQFAISTEETRYYLNGIYVHSIEVDGTQLLRAVATDGHRLAQAQLPAPAGAAGMPGVIVPRKTVSEVQKLIEDPEANIAVELSESKIRLTIGPVVLTSKLIDGTFPDYEKVIPKGNDKAMKVENALFAQAVDRVATVSNERGRAVKLSVESGRLVLSVSNPDSGTATDELAVEYDSEPMEIGFNARYLLDITNQLESDSAQFRLADSGSPTLIQDYGDNDTLYVLMPMRV, from the coding sequence ATGAAAGTCACTCTCGAGCGGGCAACCCTTTTGAAGTCGCTGAACCATGTCCATCGGGTGGTAGAGAGACGGAATACCATTCCGATCCTCTCCAACGTGCTCCTCAGAGCCGAAGGGGGAGATCTGGTCTTCAAGGCAACCGACCTCGATCTGGAAGTGCTGGAAACAGCGCCGGCCATGGTTGAAGTAGGGGGCGCAACCACCGTCCCGGCTCACATGCTCTATGACATCGTTCGCAAATTGCCCGACGGCTCGGAAGTGACTCTTGAGACGAACGAAGATCAGACGTCCCTTGCCATCAGCGCCGGTCGGTCGCATTTCACCTTGCAGATCCTGCCGGTAACGGACTTCCCCGACATCACGGCCGGAGAGTTCAGCCACACCTTCACGATCAAGGCGCTTGATCTCAAGCGACTCATCGATCACACGCAGTTCGCGATCTCGACAGAGGAAACGCGCTATTATCTCAACGGCATCTATGTGCACAGCATTGAGGTCGACGGCACCCAGCTGTTGCGCGCTGTGGCCACGGACGGTCACCGTCTGGCACAAGCTCAATTGCCCGCTCCGGCAGGGGCTGCTGGCATGCCCGGCGTGATCGTGCCGCGCAAGACCGTTTCGGAAGTCCAGAAGCTGATTGAAGACCCCGAAGCAAACATTGCGGTCGAGCTATCCGAATCCAAAATCCGCCTGACGATCGGGCCGGTCGTGCTGACGTCCAAACTGATCGACGGCACCTTCCCGGACTATGAAAAGGTCATCCCAAAAGGCAACGACAAGGCCATGAAGGTCGAGAATGCCCTGTTTGCCCAAGCGGTTGATCGTGTGGCGACCGTGTCCAACGAACGGGGCCGCGCGGTCAAGCTGAGTGTCGAGTCTGGCCGTCTGGTGCTCTCTGTTTCCAACCCCGATTCGGGCACGGCAACCGACGAGCTGGCAGTGGAGTATGATTCCGAACCGATGGAAATCGGCTTCAATGCCCGTTACCTGCTGGACATCACCAACCAGCTGGAAAGCGACAGCGCGCAATTCCGACTGGCTGATTCCGGCTCGCCGACCCTCATTCAGGACTATGGTGACAATGACACGCTCTATGTGCTGATGCCGATGCGCGTGTGA
- the recF gene encoding DNA replication/repair protein RecF, with the protein MGISSEMPFLTQSRTRQATDRDWFARMTDTPSAAAFLTQDDAPVDRVSVRSVSLTDYRNYPTLSLALTGRHVVLTGANGSGKTNLLEAISFLSPGRGLRRVAYPDIAREGASGSWAVSVAIDTPFGPTKLGTGLQPSPDGSMQRRIRINGAPSKSAEGLGDHVSVIWLTPQMDSHFTGAASERRKWLDRMVLAIDKTHGSRVNAFEKAMRQRNRLLEEAPHETVWLDGIEAQMAEYGSAIATARAELVSLLNRSLDLLHANEGSSAFPNALVGLEGILEAEAFSRPAIESEEHYRGILAQMRNRDRGAGRTLEGPHRSDLIVRHGPKDMPAAKCSTGEQKALLLGIVLAHAHLVAERCGRTPLVLLDEVAAHLDESRRLALFDLLDRLGCQAWVTGTDDAVFEPLGDRAERFHVDLGTVVPITRMEHPGAIG; encoded by the coding sequence ATGGGCATTTCTTCGGAAATGCCCTTTTTGACTCAAAGCCGCACAAGGCAGGCAACAGACAGGGACTGGTTCGCACGCATGACAGATACGCCTTCAGCCGCCGCCTTTCTGACGCAGGACGATGCGCCTGTCGACAGGGTTTCGGTTCGATCTGTCAGCCTGACCGACTATCGCAACTATCCCACCCTGTCGCTGGCCCTTACTGGTCGGCATGTCGTCCTGACCGGAGCCAACGGATCGGGCAAGACCAATTTGCTTGAGGCCATTTCCTTTCTGTCACCGGGCCGCGGGCTCCGGCGTGTCGCCTATCCGGACATCGCCCGCGAGGGGGCGTCAGGCAGCTGGGCGGTCTCCGTTGCCATCGATACGCCCTTTGGCCCGACAAAACTGGGAACCGGCCTGCAACCGAGCCCGGATGGCTCCATGCAACGGCGCATCCGGATCAATGGCGCTCCGAGCAAATCGGCGGAAGGCCTTGGCGACCATGTTTCGGTGATCTGGCTCACCCCTCAGATGGACAGCCATTTTACGGGCGCAGCGTCCGAGCGGCGTAAGTGGCTCGACCGGATGGTGCTGGCCATCGACAAGACCCATGGCAGCCGCGTCAATGCGTTCGAGAAAGCGATGCGCCAGCGCAATCGGCTGCTCGAAGAGGCCCCGCACGAGACGGTTTGGCTTGATGGCATTGAGGCCCAGATGGCCGAATATGGCTCAGCCATCGCGACCGCAAGGGCCGAATTGGTTTCGCTCCTGAACCGATCTCTTGATTTGCTGCATGCAAACGAAGGGTCATCGGCCTTTCCCAATGCTCTGGTGGGGCTTGAAGGCATTCTGGAAGCCGAGGCTTTTTCGCGCCCGGCGATCGAGAGCGAAGAGCATTATCGCGGCATCCTGGCGCAGATGCGCAACCGGGATCGCGGCGCAGGCCGCACGCTTGAAGGGCCGCATCGCTCCGACCTGATCGTTCGTCACGGCCCCAAGGATATGCCCGCAGCCAAATGTTCGACCGGTGAGCAGAAGGCGCTGTTGTTGGGGATCGTATTGGCACATGCGCATCTGGTTGCCGAGAGATGCGGGCGCACACCGCTTGTGCTTCTGGACGAGGTCGCAGCCCATCTTGATGAAAGCCGCCGTCTGGCCCTGTTCGATCTTCTGGACCGGCTCGGCTGTCAGGCCTGGGTGACGGGCACCGATGATGCCGTCTTCGAGCCGCTGGGGGATCGCGCCGAACGCTTCCATGTGGATCTGGGCACCGTGGTTCCGATCACTAGGATGGAACATCCCGGCGCAATCGGATAA
- the alaE gene encoding L-alanine exporter AlaE, with protein MKTTITDTLATILFFTVLAGFVELYIAQLSLEQMLITRLIMVPVMVATGRPYGLYRDWCFRKVLPGSEPMRMLIDGLAFISFQVPVYAATLFIAGASIEEALTAIGSAILLMLLVSRPFGLFLELVRRLAGVSAL; from the coding sequence ATGAAAACGACAATCACCGACACATTGGCCACAATTCTGTTCTTCACCGTCCTTGCAGGGTTTGTCGAGCTGTACATTGCCCAGCTCAGCCTTGAGCAAATGCTGATCACGCGCCTCATCATGGTGCCGGTGATGGTCGCCACCGGGCGGCCCTACGGCCTTTATCGCGATTGGTGCTTTAGAAAGGTGCTGCCCGGGTCAGAACCCATGCGCATGTTGATCGACGGACTTGCCTTCATCAGCTTTCAGGTCCCGGTCTATGCAGCGACGCTTTTCATCGCCGGAGCCAGCATTGAGGAGGCGTTGACCGCCATTGGATCAGCCATCCTGTTGATGCTGCTGGTCAGTCGCCCGTTCGGTCTGTTCCTTGAGCTCGTCCGGCGTCTCGCCGGCGTTTCGGCATTGTAA
- a CDS encoding cytochrome c, whose product MVRRRKRWKFARSRNSFLILFLSVSSLLLLIFSGGDISQIGGHNADGPILKQGLDGDQIRRTGLSLYNANCMSCHGIEGRGTSFAPPLVHPLYMPDKLSDRAFVKAIFQGVEQTNWKYGPMKPVKALNQVESAQILAYIRSLQKVPKFR is encoded by the coding sequence ATGGTCAGACGCAGGAAACGCTGGAAATTTGCCCGATCAAGAAACAGCTTTCTGATTTTGTTCCTGTCCGTCTCATCCCTTCTGCTGCTGATTTTCAGTGGGGGAGACATCAGCCAGATCGGCGGGCACAACGCCGATGGCCCGATCTTGAAACAGGGACTTGATGGCGATCAGATCCGGCGGACCGGCCTAAGTCTCTATAACGCCAATTGCATGAGTTGCCATGGCATCGAAGGGCGTGGCACCAGCTTCGCCCCCCCCCTCGTTCACCCGCTCTACATGCCCGACAAGCTCAGTGATCGCGCCTTTGTCAAGGCGATCTTTCAGGGTGTGGAGCAGACCAACTGGAAGTATGGCCCGATGAAGCCCGTGAAAGCGCTCAATCAGGTTGAATCCGCGCAGATTTTGGCCTATATCAGAAGCCTGCAGAAGGTGCCGAAATTCCGCTAA
- the gyrB gene encoding DNA topoisomerase (ATP-hydrolyzing) subunit B, translated as MSDIENNSDSAEYGAESIKVLKGLDAVRKRPGMYIGDTDDGSGLHHMVYEVVDNAIDEALAGHADLVTATLNADGSVTVTDNGRGIPTDIHHEEGVSAAEVIMTQLHAGGKFDQNSYKVSGGLHGVGVSVVNALSTKLLLRIWRNDLEHEIEFAHGDAVSPLRIVGPANGQQGTEVTFYPSNQTFTHIEFSFATLEHRLRELAFLNSGVRILLTDNRGADTVVEEMLYDGGLEAFVRWLDRAKKPIIEKPIAVSSERDGITIEAALWWNDTYHENVLCFTNNIPQRDGGTHLAGFRTALTRQISAYAESSGLLKREKVNPSGDDCREGLTCVLSVKVPDPKFSSQTKDKLVSSEVRPVVESLISAALNEWLEENPAEGKTIVSKVVEAAAAREAARKARELTRRKGALDIASLPGKLADCQERDPAKSELFLVEGDSAGGSAKQGRSRANQAILPLRGKILNVERARFDKMLSSQEIGTMITALGTGIGKDEFNPAKLRYHKIIIMTDADVDGAHIRTLLLTFFFRQMPELVEGGHLYIAQPPLYKVKRGQSEQYLKDELAFENYLIDAGLDEAVLTTGSGVERAGSDLRGLLDEARAFEKALDSLHSRYNRSVVEQAAISGLLNPDIADDDKAIEEALARVARRLDRVAEETERGWVGTIDDDGNYAFERTVRGVKEAAILDSALMQSADARKLNRLGSELREGFDYGTVMRRREKEYTIYGPISLLQEVYTLGRKGIAMQRYKGLGEMNAEQLWETTLDPDVRTLLQVRVQEADDADDIFAKLMGDEVEPRRNFIQDNALNVANLDV; from the coding sequence ATGAGCGATATTGAGAATAACAGTGACAGCGCTGAGTATGGCGCAGAATCGATCAAAGTCCTCAAAGGTCTCGACGCGGTACGCAAGCGCCCGGGGATGTATATCGGGGACACTGACGACGGATCTGGCCTGCATCACATGGTCTATGAGGTGGTCGACAACGCCATTGACGAGGCGCTCGCCGGTCATGCTGACCTGGTCACCGCGACGCTCAATGCGGACGGGTCCGTGACGGTTACGGACAATGGCCGTGGCATCCCCACCGATATCCATCACGAAGAAGGTGTCTCGGCTGCCGAAGTGATCATGACCCAGCTGCACGCTGGCGGCAAGTTCGACCAGAACAGCTACAAGGTCTCGGGCGGCCTGCATGGCGTGGGTGTCTCGGTTGTCAATGCGCTTTCGACCAAGCTTCTCTTGCGCATCTGGCGCAATGATCTGGAGCACGAGATCGAGTTCGCGCATGGCGACGCCGTCAGCCCGCTCAGGATCGTCGGTCCGGCCAATGGACAGCAGGGCACCGAGGTGACTTTCTATCCCAGCAACCAGACCTTCACCCATATCGAGTTTAGCTTCGCAACGCTTGAGCATCGGCTGCGCGAGCTTGCTTTCCTCAACTCTGGGGTGCGGATCCTGCTCACGGACAATCGCGGGGCGGACACGGTTGTCGAGGAGATGCTCTACGATGGTGGCCTTGAAGCCTTTGTGCGTTGGCTGGATCGGGCCAAGAAGCCGATTATCGAAAAGCCGATCGCCGTTTCCTCGGAGCGGGACGGCATCACCATCGAAGCGGCCCTGTGGTGGAACGATACCTACCATGAGAATGTGCTGTGTTTCACCAACAACATCCCGCAGCGGGATGGGGGTACGCATCTGGCCGGATTCCGCACAGCGCTGACACGTCAGATCAGCGCCTATGCAGAAAGCTCAGGTCTTCTCAAACGCGAAAAGGTCAACCCGTCAGGCGATGACTGCCGTGAAGGACTGACCTGCGTTCTGTCGGTCAAGGTTCCAGATCCGAAATTCTCGTCCCAGACCAAGGACAAGCTGGTTTCCTCGGAAGTCCGGCCCGTTGTCGAAAGCCTGATCAGTGCCGCGCTGAATGAGTGGCTGGAGGAAAATCCGGCCGAAGGCAAGACAATCGTATCGAAGGTGGTTGAAGCTGCCGCGGCCCGCGAGGCCGCCCGTAAGGCACGCGAGCTGACCCGACGCAAGGGCGCGCTCGATATCGCCTCTCTGCCCGGCAAGCTGGCCGACTGTCAGGAAAGAGATCCTGCCAAGTCTGAACTGTTCCTGGTGGAGGGTGATTCCGCTGGTGGATCGGCCAAACAGGGACGGTCTCGTGCCAATCAGGCCATCCTGCCCCTGCGCGGTAAGATCCTCAACGTGGAACGCGCCCGGTTTGACAAGATGCTCTCCAGTCAGGAGATCGGCACCATGATCACCGCGCTCGGAACGGGCATTGGCAAGGATGAATTCAATCCCGCAAAGCTGCGGTATCACAAAATCATCATCATGACCGATGCTGACGTCGATGGCGCTCACATTCGGACCCTGCTTCTGACCTTCTTCTTCCGGCAAATGCCCGAACTTGTGGAAGGCGGTCATCTCTACATCGCCCAGCCACCGCTCTACAAGGTCAAGCGTGGCCAGTCCGAGCAATATCTCAAGGATGAACTCGCCTTTGAGAATTATCTCATTGATGCGGGTCTTGATGAAGCGGTTTTGACAACCGGCTCCGGTGTTGAACGGGCCGGCTCCGATTTGCGCGGTCTGCTTGATGAAGCCCGGGCCTTCGAGAAGGCTCTCGACAGTCTGCATTCCCGCTACAATCGTTCGGTGGTCGAGCAGGCAGCGATCAGCGGCTTGCTCAATCCGGACATCGCCGATGACGACAAGGCCATCGAAGAAGCCCTCGCCCGTGTTGCCCGTCGCCTTGACAGGGTTGCCGAGGAAACAGAGCGGGGCTGGGTCGGCACGATCGACGATGACGGAAACTATGCGTTCGAACGCACGGTGCGCGGCGTGAAGGAGGCGGCCATTCTTGATTCCGCTTTGATGCAGTCGGCCGACGCCCGCAAGCTCAATCGGCTTGGGTCGGAGCTCAGAGAGGGCTTTGACTATGGCACTGTCATGCGCCGCCGCGAAAAGGAATACACCATCTACGGTCCGATTTCGCTGCTGCAGGAAGTCTATACGCTTGGACGCAAAGGCATTGCCATGCAGCGCTACAAAGGTCTTGGCGAGATGAATGCCGAGCAGCTTTGGGAAACAACGCTGGATCCGGATGTCCGGACTTTGTTGCAGGTTCGAGTGCAGGAAGCCGACGACGCGGATGACATCTTCGCCAAGCTGATGGGCGATGAAGTCGAGCCTCGCCGGAACTTCATTCAGGACAATGCCCTGAATGTCGCAAACCTCGATGTCTAG
- a CDS encoding cupin domain-containing protein — MASADEIIAALDMQPHPEGGYFVETFRDDEGSNGRGHCTAIYFLLKAGERSHWHRVDAVESWFWHDGAPLSLKMAENGQNVVEHNLGPDILNGQAPQAIVPKNAWQSAQSLGDWTLVSCVVAPAFQFEGFTLAPEGWEPDGSSSAS; from the coding sequence ATGGCCTCAGCCGACGAGATTATCGCAGCGCTTGACATGCAGCCCCACCCGGAGGGCGGCTATTTCGTCGAGACGTTCCGCGATGACGAAGGCAGCAACGGTCGCGGTCATTGCACCGCGATCTATTTTCTGCTCAAGGCCGGAGAGCGCTCCCACTGGCATCGTGTTGATGCGGTGGAAAGCTGGTTCTGGCATGATGGTGCCCCGTTATCTCTTAAAATGGCTGAAAACGGGCAGAATGTGGTCGAGCATAACCTCGGCCCGGACATTCTGAACGGTCAGGCACCGCAAGCAATCGTTCCAAAAAACGCATGGCAATCGGCCCAATCCCTTGGTGACTGGACCCTTGTCAGCTGTGTCGTTGCACCGGCCTTTCAGTTCGAGGGCTTCACCCTCGCGCCAGAAGGCTGGGAGCCGGATGGCTCTTCTTCCGCTTCATGA
- the rsgA gene encoding ribosome small subunit-dependent GTPase A has protein sequence MTSFEDFLGKAPDRKPGWTLSELGFTAHFMSQLDINELDTLTPFRITEIQRTIVMGLGESGARPLRTPHKVPTSDFGVGDWVLTDHTDQIVRRLDPKSELKRRSAGTDVSEQIMACNVDVLFIVSSCNDDFNLARLERFLALARDADVTPVILITKTDLCDDPERYLEPARDLMAGVDVIGLNAKDTQAADSLAPWVEKGRTVAMVGSSGVGKTTLLNALTDRADATRDIREDDAKGRHTTTFRSLHRTVNGAWLVDTPGIRALRLHEKSTGIEQVFDDIVALAAQCKFSDCQHDTEPKCAVQAAISSGELKADRLDRWRKLQAEDNRNTETIAENRRRSKTFGKMVKNAVKDSDRFKGRIQDDD, from the coding sequence ATGACTTCCTTCGAAGACTTTCTTGGCAAAGCCCCTGACAGGAAACCCGGCTGGACCCTGTCCGAACTTGGCTTTACTGCCCATTTCATGAGCCAGCTCGACATCAACGAGCTGGACACCCTCACCCCTTTTCGCATCACGGAAATCCAGCGAACCATCGTGATGGGTCTTGGTGAAAGTGGGGCCAGGCCCCTGCGCACGCCGCACAAGGTGCCAACGTCGGATTTTGGCGTCGGCGATTGGGTGCTCACCGACCATACCGACCAGATCGTCCGGCGTCTTGATCCCAAGAGCGAGCTCAAACGCCGCTCTGCGGGCACGGATGTGTCCGAACAGATCATGGCCTGCAACGTGGATGTGCTGTTTATCGTCTCATCCTGCAATGACGACTTCAATCTTGCGCGCCTTGAACGCTTTCTGGCGCTGGCTAGGGACGCGGACGTAACGCCTGTAATCCTGATCACCAAAACGGATCTGTGCGACGATCCCGAGCGCTATCTGGAACCCGCAAGGGACCTGATGGCCGGGGTGGATGTTATCGGTCTGAATGCCAAGGATACCCAAGCGGCAGATTCGCTCGCGCCTTGGGTCGAAAAGGGCCGGACAGTTGCCATGGTGGGGTCATCCGGTGTGGGCAAAACCACTTTGCTCAATGCCCTGACCGACCGGGCCGATGCCACACGGGACATCCGCGAGGATGATGCCAAGGGGCGGCACACAACCACCTTCCGTTCCCTGCATCGCACCGTCAATGGCGCATGGCTCGTCGACACGCCGGGGATTCGCGCCCTCAGGCTGCACGAAAAGAGCACCGGCATCGAGCAGGTGTTTGATGATATCGTGGCATTGGCGGCACAATGCAAGTTCAGCGACTGTCAGCATGACACCGAACCCAAGTGTGCGGTTCAGGCTGCCATCTCGTCCGGGGAACTAAAAGCGGACCGGCTGGATCGTTGGCGCAAGTTGCAGGCCGAAGACAATCGCAACACCGAAACGATCGCAGAAAACCGCCGACGCTCCAAGACTTTCGGCAAGATGGTAAAGAATGCGGTGAAGGATTCCGATCGCTTCAAGGGGCGCATTCAAGATGATGATTGA